The following coding sequences lie in one Stigmatella aurantiaca genomic window:
- the gltB gene encoding glutamate synthase large subunit: protein MSYIPGRYGLYEPEMEHDACGVGFVVHIKGERSRSIVEEGLELLNRLSHRAAAGRDPETGDGAGILIQMPHRFFEREMPRLGFELPPRRQYAVAQAFLPPEPEARAACEAILEKVVAEEGQRVLGWRDVPVAPEHLGTVAREVAPVIRQLFVARRRVVPSAFERKLYRIRKLASNRVFGSGVDPNRRFHVASFSAETIVYKGLLLPRQLPKFYLDLQHPEMVSALALVHSRFSTNTFPTWELAQPFRYIAHNGEINTLRGNRNWMTARRGLLQSARFGGSLEPLFPLIVPGKSDSAQFDNMMELLCLGGRTLPHALMMMIPEAWEGHATMSDERRAFYEYSSALLEPWDGPAAIAFTDGQLIGATLDRNGLRPARYLVTEDDRVILASETGVLDVHPAQVRRKGRLTPGRMLLVDTTEGRILEDEEVKADISGRWPYRRWLQRNVFTFDDLPTRPAPTRLAGEELWRLQRAFGYTDEDTRLLLRPMAETGKEPVGSMGTDTPLAVLSDQAPSLFSYFHQLFAQVTNPPIDPIREALVMTLSTGLGPEGNTLEETPEQCHRMALPGPILTNGQFARLAAVRGEGVFETHILSLLYPVDGDEAALEQAVERLCSRAVEAVDAGASILVLSDRGVDAAHVPIPVLLAVSSVHQRLVRDGIRMYTGLVVETAETREVHHFACLFGYGASAVNPYLALDTLRAMAEAGDLQVDHEKAQEQFIHGIEEGLLKVMSKMGISTLQSYRGSQLFEAVGLERHLIERHFTGTPSRIEGVGLPELGREVRERHERGFGPAANLDAAVLPAGGLYQWRRRGETHKWNPATLAKLQTAARTNNPILFAEYSKLADDETQEHCNLRGLLEVVPEGRTPVPLEEVEPASEIVRRFVTGAMSFGSISAEAHETLAVAMNRIGGRSNSGEGGEESHRYQLDENGDSRRSAIKQVASARFGVTTEYLVNAAELQIKMAQGAKPGEGGQLPGHKVDERIARVRWSTPGVTLISPPPHHDIYSIEDLSQLIYDLQSVNPQARVSVKLVSEVGVGTIAAGVSKAGAGCVVIAGYEGGTGASPLSSIKHAGLPWELGLAETQQVLVHNGLRSRIRVQVDGGLRTARDVLMAAMMGAEEFGMATASLIALGCIMLRKCHLNTCSVGIATQDLALRERFHGKPEHVVNFFFMVAEDLRRQMAALGFRKLEEMVGRVDLLRQRPSLTHWKARKVNLSALLEPARAPASEPRRCDTPHRKDVSDHLDHELLRNAGPALEGSSPTFLTRPVSNIHRAVGAMLSGEIARRHGARGLPDGQLRIRLQGSAGQSFGAFLASGVTLELEGDANDYLGKGLSGGRIIVYPPSGSRFVPEENVLVGNTVLYGATAGEVYLRGLAGERFAVRNSGAQAVVEGVGDHGCEYMTGGVVVVLGPTGRNFAAGMSGGTAYVLDRERTFRKACNLEMVELESLVDESELWLVHGMIERHFHHTNSTLARRVLDNWELMVPQFVKVMPTDYKRVLQARRAARKPPSVMPQRLHAVGSEG from the coding sequence ATGTCGTACATCCCGGGGCGCTACGGGCTCTATGAACCTGAGATGGAGCATGACGCCTGTGGCGTTGGCTTCGTGGTCCACATCAAGGGTGAGCGGTCACGCAGCATCGTCGAGGAAGGGCTGGAGCTGCTCAACCGGCTCAGCCACCGGGCGGCGGCGGGACGGGACCCGGAGACGGGAGACGGCGCAGGCATCCTCATCCAGATGCCCCATCGGTTCTTCGAGCGGGAAATGCCCCGGCTGGGCTTCGAGCTGCCCCCCCGCAGGCAGTACGCGGTGGCGCAGGCCTTCCTGCCCCCCGAGCCCGAGGCGCGCGCGGCGTGCGAGGCCATCCTCGAGAAAGTGGTGGCCGAGGAAGGCCAGCGGGTGCTCGGCTGGCGCGACGTGCCGGTGGCCCCGGAGCACCTGGGCACCGTGGCGCGCGAGGTGGCCCCGGTCATCCGCCAGCTCTTCGTGGCCCGGCGCCGCGTGGTGCCCAGCGCCTTCGAGCGCAAGCTGTACCGCATCCGCAAGCTGGCCAGCAACCGGGTGTTCGGAAGCGGGGTGGACCCGAACAGGCGCTTCCACGTAGCCAGCTTCTCGGCCGAGACCATCGTCTACAAGGGCCTGCTGCTGCCCCGGCAGCTGCCCAAGTTCTACCTGGACCTCCAGCACCCGGAGATGGTGAGCGCGCTGGCGCTGGTGCACTCGCGCTTCTCCACCAACACCTTCCCCACGTGGGAGCTGGCCCAGCCCTTCCGCTACATCGCCCACAACGGCGAGATCAACACGCTGCGCGGCAACCGCAACTGGATGACCGCCCGCCGGGGCCTGCTCCAATCGGCCCGCTTCGGCGGCAGCCTGGAGCCCCTCTTCCCGCTCATCGTCCCGGGCAAGAGCGACTCGGCCCAGTTCGACAACATGATGGAGCTGCTGTGCCTGGGCGGCCGCACCCTGCCGCACGCGCTCATGATGATGATCCCCGAGGCGTGGGAGGGCCACGCCACGATGAGCGACGAGCGCCGCGCCTTCTACGAGTACTCCTCGGCGCTGCTGGAGCCGTGGGACGGCCCCGCCGCCATCGCCTTCACGGACGGCCAGCTCATCGGCGCCACGCTGGACCGCAACGGCCTGCGCCCCGCGCGCTACCTCGTCACCGAGGATGACCGCGTCATCCTCGCCTCGGAGACGGGCGTGCTGGACGTGCACCCGGCGCAGGTGCGCCGCAAGGGCCGCCTCACCCCGGGCCGCATGCTCCTGGTGGACACCACCGAGGGCCGCATCCTGGAGGACGAGGAGGTCAAGGCGGACATCTCCGGCCGCTGGCCCTACCGCCGGTGGCTGCAGCGCAACGTGTTCACCTTCGATGACTTGCCCACCCGCCCGGCCCCCACGCGGCTCGCGGGCGAGGAGCTGTGGCGGCTGCAGCGGGCCTTCGGCTACACGGACGAGGACACCCGCCTGCTGCTGCGCCCCATGGCGGAGACGGGCAAGGAGCCGGTGGGCTCCATGGGCACGGACACGCCGCTGGCGGTGCTCAGCGACCAGGCGCCCAGCCTCTTCTCCTACTTCCACCAGCTCTTCGCACAGGTGACCAACCCGCCCATCGATCCCATCCGCGAGGCGCTGGTGATGACGCTGAGCACGGGCCTGGGGCCCGAGGGCAACACGCTGGAGGAGACGCCCGAGCAGTGCCACCGCATGGCGCTGCCCGGCCCCATCCTCACCAACGGCCAGTTCGCCCGGCTCGCGGCGGTGCGCGGCGAGGGCGTCTTCGAGACGCACATCCTGTCGCTGCTCTACCCGGTGGACGGGGACGAAGCTGCGCTCGAGCAAGCGGTGGAGCGGCTGTGTTCGCGCGCCGTGGAGGCGGTGGACGCAGGCGCCAGCATCCTCGTGCTGAGCGACCGCGGCGTGGACGCGGCGCACGTGCCCATCCCGGTGCTGCTGGCCGTCTCCTCGGTGCACCAGCGCCTGGTGCGCGACGGCATCCGCATGTACACGGGCCTCGTGGTGGAGACGGCCGAGACGCGCGAGGTGCACCACTTCGCCTGCCTCTTTGGCTACGGCGCCTCGGCGGTCAACCCCTACCTGGCGCTGGACACCCTGCGCGCCATGGCCGAGGCGGGCGACCTCCAGGTGGACCACGAGAAGGCCCAGGAGCAGTTCATCCACGGCATCGAGGAGGGCCTGCTCAAGGTGATGTCCAAGATGGGCATCTCCACGCTCCAGTCCTACCGCGGCTCGCAGCTCTTCGAGGCCGTGGGGCTGGAGCGCCACCTCATCGAGCGCCACTTCACGGGCACCCCCTCGCGCATCGAGGGCGTGGGCCTGCCGGAGCTGGGGCGCGAGGTGCGCGAGCGCCATGAGCGCGGCTTCGGGCCCGCGGCCAACCTGGACGCGGCCGTGCTGCCCGCGGGCGGCCTGTACCAGTGGCGCCGCCGGGGCGAGACGCACAAGTGGAACCCGGCCACGCTGGCCAAGCTCCAGACGGCGGCGCGGACCAACAATCCCATCCTCTTCGCCGAGTACTCGAAGCTGGCGGACGACGAGACCCAGGAGCACTGCAACCTGCGCGGCCTCCTGGAAGTCGTCCCCGAGGGCCGCACGCCCGTGCCCCTGGAAGAGGTGGAGCCCGCGAGCGAGATCGTCCGCCGCTTCGTCACGGGCGCCATGTCCTTCGGCTCCATCAGCGCCGAGGCCCACGAGACGCTGGCCGTGGCGATGAACCGCATCGGCGGCCGGTCCAACAGCGGCGAGGGCGGCGAGGAGTCGCACCGCTACCAGCTGGATGAGAACGGGGACTCGCGGCGCAGCGCCATCAAGCAGGTGGCGAGCGCCCGCTTCGGCGTCACCACCGAGTACCTCGTCAACGCCGCGGAGCTGCAGATCAAGATGGCCCAGGGCGCCAAGCCCGGCGAGGGCGGCCAGCTGCCGGGCCACAAGGTGGACGAGCGCATCGCGCGCGTGCGCTGGTCGACGCCGGGCGTGACGCTCATCTCGCCGCCGCCGCACCACGACATCTACTCCATCGAGGACCTGTCGCAGCTCATCTATGATCTCCAGTCGGTGAACCCGCAGGCGCGGGTGAGCGTGAAGCTGGTGAGCGAGGTGGGCGTGGGCACCATCGCCGCGGGCGTATCCAAGGCGGGCGCGGGCTGCGTCGTCATCGCCGGCTACGAGGGCGGCACGGGCGCCTCACCCCTGTCCAGCATCAAGCACGCGGGCCTTCCGTGGGAGCTGGGGCTGGCGGAGACGCAGCAGGTGCTGGTGCACAACGGCCTGCGCAGCCGCATCCGGGTGCAGGTGGACGGCGGCCTGCGCACCGCGCGGGACGTGCTCATGGCGGCGATGATGGGGGCCGAGGAGTTCGGCATGGCCACCGCGAGCCTCATTGCGCTGGGCTGCATCATGCTGCGCAAGTGCCACCTCAACACCTGCTCGGTGGGCATCGCCACGCAGGACCTGGCGCTGCGCGAGCGCTTCCACGGCAAGCCCGAGCACGTGGTGAACTTCTTCTTCATGGTGGCCGAGGACCTGCGCCGGCAGATGGCGGCGCTGGGCTTCCGCAAGCTGGAGGAGATGGTGGGCCGGGTGGACCTGCTGCGCCAGCGCCCGAGCCTCACGCACTGGAAGGCGCGCAAGGTGAACCTCTCGGCCCTGCTGGAGCCGGCCCGGGCGCCCGCCAGCGAGCCCCGGCGCTGCGACACGCCGCACCGCAAGGACGTGTCGGACCACCTGGACCACGAGCTGCTGCGCAACGCGGGCCCCGCGCTGGAGGGCAGCTCGCCCACGTTCCTCACCCGGCCGGTGAGCAACATCCACCGCGCCGTGGGCGCCATGCTCTCGGGCGAGATTGCCCGGCGCCATGGGGCCCGGGGGCTGCCGGATGGGCAGCTGCGCATCCGCCTGCAGGGCTCGGCGGGCCAGAGCTTCGGCGCGTTCCTGGCAAGCGGCGTGACGCTGGAGCTGGAGGGCGACGCCAACGACTACCTCGGCAAGGGGCTGTCCGGCGGGCGCATCATCGTCTACCCGCCGTCCGGCAGCCGCTTCGTGCCGGAGGAGAACGTGCTGGTGGGCAACACGGTGCTCTACGGCGCCACCGCCGGCGAGGTGTACCTGCGGGGGCTTGCCGGTGAGCGCTTCGCGGTGCGCAACAGCGGCGCCCAGGCGGTGGTGGAGGGCGTGGGCGACCATGGCTGCGAGTACATGACGGGCGGCGTGGTGGTGGTGCTGGGCCCCACGGGGCGCAACTTCGCCGCGGGCATGAGCGGCGGCACCGCCTACGTGCTGGACCGGGAGCGCACCTTCCGCAAGGCGTGCAACCTGGAGATGGTGGAGCTGGAGTCCCTGGTGGACGAGTCGGAGCTGTGGCTCGTGCACGGCATGATTGAACGCCACTTCCACCACACGAACAGCACGTTGGCGCGGCGGGTGCTCGACAACTGGGAGCTGATGGTGCCGCAGTTCGTGAAGGTGATGCCCACCGATTACAAGCGGGTGCTCCAGGCGCGGCGCGCGGCGCGCAAGCCCCCTTCCGTCATGCCGCAGCGGCTGCACGCCGTGGGGAGCGAGGGCTAG
- a CDS encoding glutamate synthase subunit beta yields MGKPTGFLEWSRRPAPKREKAERVQDWKEFVLPLAPDEAKRQAGRCMDCGVPFCQQGCPLGNPIPDFNDAVYHGRWKAAYLALSGTNNFPEFTGRLCPAPCEAACVLSINQDPVTIEQMEKEIAERAFAEGWVTPRPPATRTGRRVAVVGSGPAGLAAAAQLNQAGHTVTVYERDDRLGGLMRYGIPDFKMEKSVLDRRLAVMEAEGVQFRTGVDVGKEIGFKALREQHDAVVLAMGARKARELEVPGRELEGVLPAMQFLEHQNRVVSGLATLDPRLSAAGKRVLILGGGDTGSDCLGTSIRQGATSVTQVELMPAPPQVRAADNPWPRWPLVFRTSSSQEEGGVREFGFMTKHLSGQDGRLQALHAVKVEPRRDGDGPFRLVEAPGTEVRHEVDLLILAMGFTGPDTAQLSEQLGVKLSPRGTVQIDKGFATSVDGVFCAGDAGRGASLIVWALSEGREAAKAVDTYLSGLPSALPSRGRDAAFG; encoded by the coding sequence ATGGGAAAGCCAACAGGGTTTCTGGAGTGGAGCCGCCGTCCGGCCCCCAAGCGCGAGAAGGCCGAGCGCGTGCAGGACTGGAAGGAGTTCGTGCTGCCGCTGGCGCCCGACGAGGCCAAGCGGCAGGCGGGCCGGTGCATGGACTGCGGCGTGCCCTTCTGTCAGCAGGGCTGCCCGCTGGGCAACCCCATCCCGGACTTCAACGACGCGGTCTACCACGGGCGCTGGAAGGCGGCGTACCTGGCGCTGAGCGGCACCAACAACTTCCCGGAGTTCACGGGCAGGCTCTGCCCCGCACCGTGTGAGGCCGCCTGCGTCCTGTCCATCAACCAGGATCCGGTGACCATCGAGCAGATGGAGAAGGAGATCGCCGAGCGGGCCTTCGCCGAGGGCTGGGTGACGCCGCGTCCGCCGGCCACGCGCACGGGCCGCCGGGTGGCGGTGGTGGGCTCGGGCCCGGCGGGGCTCGCCGCGGCGGCGCAGCTCAACCAGGCGGGCCACACCGTCACCGTGTACGAGCGGGACGACCGGCTGGGCGGGCTGATGCGCTACGGCATCCCGGACTTCAAGATGGAGAAGTCCGTGCTGGACCGGCGCCTGGCGGTGATGGAGGCCGAGGGCGTGCAGTTCCGCACCGGCGTGGACGTGGGCAAGGAGATCGGCTTCAAGGCCCTGCGCGAGCAGCATGACGCGGTGGTGCTGGCCATGGGCGCGCGCAAGGCCCGCGAGCTGGAGGTGCCCGGCCGCGAGCTGGAGGGCGTGCTGCCCGCGATGCAGTTCCTGGAGCACCAGAACCGGGTCGTCTCGGGGCTGGCCACGCTGGACCCGCGGCTGAGCGCGGCGGGCAAGCGGGTGCTCATCCTGGGCGGTGGCGACACCGGCTCGGACTGCCTGGGCACGTCCATCCGCCAGGGGGCCACGAGCGTGACGCAGGTGGAGCTGATGCCCGCGCCGCCCCAGGTCCGGGCCGCCGACAACCCGTGGCCGCGCTGGCCGCTGGTGTTCCGCACCTCCTCCAGCCAGGAGGAAGGCGGCGTGCGCGAGTTCGGCTTCATGACCAAGCACCTGTCGGGCCAGGACGGCCGGCTCCAGGCGCTGCACGCGGTGAAGGTGGAGCCCCGGCGCGACGGGGACGGCCCGTTCCGGCTGGTGGAGGCCCCCGGCACCGAGGTGAGGCACGAGGTGGACCTGCTCATCCTCGCCATGGGCTTCACGGGGCCGGACACGGCACAGCTCAGCGAGCAGCTCGGGGTGAAGCTCTCGCCCCGCGGCACGGTGCAGATCGACAAGGGCTTCGCCACCTCGGTGGACGGCGTGTTCTGCGCGGGAGATGCAGGCCGAGGGGCCAGCCTCATCGTCTGGGCGCTCTCCGAGGGGCGCGAGGCGGCGAAGGCCGTCGACACGTACCTCTCGGGGCTGCCCTCGGCGCTGCCGAGCCGCGGCCGGGACGCCGCGTTCGGCTGA
- a CDS encoding tetratricopeptide repeat protein, which yields MSEQVAKQLVDKGVGLSDANQIQEALPLYDEVIQKFGTASESGLRVQVARAFTNKGIALHRQQKPLEALPLYDEAIKRAEGNEPALREASAKALLQKANILRELNQNDQAMALCADLIKGIAASAMPVPVAGALFTMADTLSTLGRQDEALPLYDEVVQRFGASSDPALKPLVAGALFSKSMVLRFKNRHPEAIAAYDDIIQRFSNATEPHLRNMAAMAQQSKSELQPK from the coding sequence ATGTCCGAGCAAGTCGCGAAGCAACTCGTCGATAAGGGAGTGGGGCTGTCCGACGCGAACCAGATCCAGGAGGCCCTGCCGCTCTATGACGAGGTGATCCAGAAGTTTGGGACGGCCTCCGAGTCCGGCCTCCGCGTGCAGGTGGCGCGCGCGTTCACCAACAAGGGCATTGCCCTGCACCGGCAGCAGAAGCCCCTGGAGGCCCTGCCGCTCTACGACGAGGCCATCAAGCGGGCCGAGGGCAACGAGCCGGCCCTGCGCGAGGCGTCCGCGAAGGCACTTCTGCAGAAGGCCAACATCCTGCGCGAGCTCAACCAGAACGACCAGGCCATGGCGCTGTGTGCCGACCTGATCAAGGGCATTGCCGCCTCGGCCATGCCCGTGCCGGTGGCCGGCGCGCTCTTCACCATGGCCGACACGCTGTCGACCCTGGGCCGCCAGGACGAGGCGCTGCCGCTCTATGACGAGGTGGTGCAGCGGTTTGGCGCCAGCAGCGATCCCGCGCTGAAGCCGCTGGTGGCCGGGGCGCTCTTCAGCAAGTCCATGGTCCTGCGCTTCAAGAACCGCCACCCGGAGGCGATCGCCGCCTACGACGACATCATCCAGCGGTTCAGCAACGCCACCGAGCCGCACCTGCGCAACATGGCGGCCATGGCGCAGCAGAGCAAGAGCGAGCTCCAGCCCAAGTAG
- a CDS encoding spinster family MFS transporter, whose amino-acid sequence MTLATVPSGVRPLYSNRYKAGVLGLLLATYTFNFVDRTIISTLGQAIKLDLRISDTQLGLLSGLYFALLYTFLGIPVARLAERWNRVTIISLSLVIWSGFTALCGSAANFAQLALYRFGVGVGEAGCSPPSHSLISDYYEPRKRASALAVYSFGIPLGTLFGAVIGGWLAQEFSWRVAFVIVGLPGVLLGVVLKLAVQEPPRGHSEPAARPSALPPFSLAQEFRELGAVAKTLFGTWPVLHTVLGVTLASFGSYGSGAFAPPYFVRGFGLSLTQVGMIVGLAAGVSAGVGTLVGGFVTDWAVRRSTIWYALIPAIGLMVCAPIYITAYLQTDWKMAAAILLIPGLFHYVYLGPTFSVVQNSVEPHRRATATALLFFVLNLIALGGGPVFTGWLIDRLAQFHFNHEHVTGLLPSLTGAFGAPEGASFLAACPGGTAPQDAAAGLVQACQGALARATQQGILVTLCFYVWAGLHYALAAIGMVRHMKARAVA is encoded by the coding sequence ATGACCCTGGCAACGGTGCCCAGCGGTGTCCGGCCGCTGTACTCGAATCGCTACAAGGCGGGGGTGCTGGGCCTGCTGCTGGCCACCTACACCTTCAACTTCGTCGACCGGACCATCATCTCCACGCTCGGCCAGGCCATCAAACTGGACCTGCGCATCAGCGACACCCAGCTGGGATTGCTGAGCGGGCTCTATTTCGCCCTGCTCTACACCTTCCTGGGCATTCCAGTTGCCCGCTTGGCCGAGCGCTGGAACCGGGTGACGATCATCTCGCTCTCGCTGGTCATCTGGTCCGGCTTCACCGCCCTGTGCGGCAGCGCCGCCAACTTCGCCCAGCTGGCCCTCTACCGGTTCGGGGTGGGCGTCGGCGAGGCGGGCTGCTCGCCGCCCTCCCACTCGCTGATCAGCGACTACTACGAGCCCCGGAAACGCGCCTCGGCCCTGGCCGTCTACTCCTTCGGAATCCCCCTGGGCACCTTGTTCGGAGCCGTCATCGGCGGCTGGCTGGCCCAGGAGTTCAGCTGGCGTGTGGCCTTTGTCATCGTCGGCCTGCCGGGGGTGCTGCTCGGCGTGGTCCTCAAACTGGCCGTCCAGGAGCCGCCGCGCGGCCATTCGGAGCCGGCCGCGCGGCCCTCCGCCCTGCCCCCCTTCTCGCTGGCCCAGGAGTTCCGCGAGCTGGGCGCGGTGGCCAAGACCCTGTTCGGCACCTGGCCCGTGTTGCATACCGTCCTGGGCGTGACCCTCGCCTCGTTCGGCTCCTACGGCTCGGGGGCGTTCGCGCCCCCCTACTTCGTGCGGGGCTTCGGCCTGAGCCTGACGCAGGTGGGGATGATTGTCGGCCTGGCCGCGGGGGTCTCGGCCGGCGTGGGCACCCTGGTGGGCGGCTTCGTCACCGACTGGGCCGTGCGCCGCAGCACGATCTGGTACGCGTTGATTCCCGCCATCGGCTTGATGGTCTGCGCGCCGATCTACATCACCGCGTATCTGCAAACCGATTGGAAGATGGCGGCGGCCATCCTGTTGATTCCAGGCCTCTTCCACTACGTCTACCTGGGGCCGACATTCAGCGTGGTGCAGAACTCGGTCGAGCCGCACCGCCGGGCCACGGCCACGGCCCTGCTGTTCTTCGTGTTGAACCTGATCGCCCTGGGCGGAGGCCCGGTGTTCACCGGCTGGTTGATCGACCGGCTGGCCCAGTTCCACTTCAACCACGAGCACGTCACCGGGCTGCTGCCCTCGCTCACGGGAGCCTTCGGCGCGCCGGAGGGAGCGAGCTTCCTCGCCGCCTGTCCCGGAGGCACCGCGCCCCAGGACGCGGCGGCCGGGCTTGTCCAGGCTTGCCAGGGCGCCCTGGCCCGCGCCACCCAGCAAGGCATCCTCGTCACGCTGTGCTTCTACGTCTGGGCAGGCCTGCACTACGCCCTGGCCGCCATTGGCATGGTCCGTCACATGAAGGCACGGGCGGTGGCCTGA
- a CDS encoding methyltransferase codes for MREWLMDLLACPACRGRIELANGTLGEGTLRCVGCTKTFPVRDSVPELFVVPPARVDFAEQWKLRWTGRFEREGLIYGVDADRRARWIADACLGRPSPGEIVLDVGCGSGDTAASIARDYPEVKVVGLDMTPTLSRCQERFRDLKNLSFVRGSALKPPLRKQAFSRALSFGVLHHTGDTRGGLHAVGDLVAQGGRLAVCLYRHPDEAPSWRPYYWVRDKLHFGRGHKLPPKALFWLVHAEGLVVAPIMWALFQTSNAARATAPAEWDLPSLGLREMYDYMVFTLYDALSPEFQDRPATPDIEQWFADSGFGQVSHDLYGNHWADRNHAKS; via the coding sequence ATGCGTGAGTGGCTGATGGACCTCTTGGCGTGCCCCGCGTGCCGTGGGCGCATCGAGCTGGCGAATGGGACGCTGGGCGAAGGCACCTTGCGCTGCGTGGGCTGCACGAAGACCTTTCCGGTGAGGGACTCCGTGCCGGAGCTGTTCGTGGTGCCACCGGCGCGGGTGGACTTCGCGGAGCAATGGAAGCTCCGGTGGACCGGCCGCTTCGAGCGCGAGGGCCTGATTTACGGCGTCGATGCCGATCGCCGCGCCCGGTGGATCGCCGACGCCTGCCTGGGGCGGCCCTCCCCGGGCGAAATCGTGCTCGATGTCGGCTGTGGCAGCGGGGATACCGCCGCGAGCATCGCCCGGGACTATCCCGAGGTGAAGGTGGTGGGGCTCGACATGACGCCCACGCTCTCGCGGTGCCAGGAGCGATTCCGGGACCTGAAGAACCTCTCGTTCGTGCGGGGCAGCGCGTTGAAGCCACCGCTGCGCAAACAGGCGTTCTCGCGGGCACTGAGCTTCGGCGTGCTGCACCACACGGGCGATACCCGGGGAGGCCTCCATGCCGTGGGTGACTTGGTGGCCCAGGGCGGCCGGCTCGCGGTCTGCCTCTACCGTCATCCGGACGAGGCCCCGTCCTGGCGCCCCTATTACTGGGTGCGGGACAAGCTGCACTTCGGACGGGGCCACAAGCTGCCCCCCAAGGCGCTCTTCTGGCTGGTGCACGCGGAAGGGCTGGTGGTCGCGCCGATCATGTGGGCCCTGTTCCAGACCTCCAACGCGGCGCGGGCGACAGCTCCCGCCGAGTGGGATTTGCCATCGCTCGGCCTGCGCGAGATGTACGACTACATGGTGTTCACGCTGTACGACGCGCTGTCGCCGGAGTTTCAGGACCGGCCCGCGACCCCTGACATCGAACAATGGTTCGCGGATTCCGGGTTCGGGCAGGTGTCGCATGACCTCTACGGAAACCACTGGGCGGACCGGAACCACGCCAAGAGCTGA